The following coding sequences lie in one Oncorhynchus gorbuscha isolate QuinsamMale2020 ecotype Even-year linkage group LG10, OgorEven_v1.0, whole genome shotgun sequence genomic window:
- the fam177a1 gene encoding protein FAM177A1, with amino-acid sequence MAELSLYLTNVNISLGKTMDGEKSSNVVKEFESVELGDIGMKKQKVPRRTIYFASGETMEEYSTDEEEEEEVQASIAVKTSADPSRLTWGPYFLFHMWRVATSTISVCDYLGERMASLFGITSPKYQYAIDEYYRMKKEEEEEEEENRLSEEAERRFEEEREQEMQQPAMEQPEGKASFVNVTFELDQDATSDANRFPAPIPT; translated from the exons ATGGCAGAGCTGTCGCTATATCTCACTAATGTCAACATCTCTTTGGGGAAAACTATGGACGGTGAAAAG AGCTCCAATGTGGTGAAGGAGTTTGAGAGTGTGGAGCTGGGAGACATAGGGATGAAGAAGCAGAAGGTGCCCCGAAGAACAATTTACTTTGCCAGTGGAGAGACCATGGAGGAATACAGCAcagatgaagaagaagaggaggaagtgcAAGCTTCTATAGCTGTTAAGACCTCAGCTGACCCT TCCAGGTTGACTTGGGGTCCATATTTTTTGTTTCACATGTGGAGAGTGGCAACCTCCACTATTTCAG TTTGTGACTATCTTGGGGAGAGAATGGCCTCATTGTTTGGCATTACGTCACCTAAGTACCAGTATGCTATCGACGAGTACTACAGAATGAAAAAGGAG gaggaggaggaggaggaggagaaccggCTGTCTGAGGAGGCAGAGCGTCGTTTTGAGGAGGAGCGTGAACAGGAGATGCAGCAGCCAGCCATGGAGCAGCCGGAGGGTAAAGCCTCCTTTGTCAACGTCACCTTTGAGCTGGATCAAGATGCCACATCTGATGCCAACAGATTCCCTGCCCCCATCCCCACCTAA